Proteins found in one Candidatus Hydrogenedens sp. genomic segment:
- a CDS encoding 4Fe-4S binding protein, whose amino-acid sequence MAAIVDPEKCTGCGSCVDVCPTEAIHLNDDGKAVVDPDKCGDCGACVDECPSEAISLPE is encoded by the coding sequence ATGGCAGCGATTGTTGACCCAGAAAAATGCACTGGTTGTGGTAGTTGTGTTGACGTGTGCCCAACAGAAGCAATTCATTTAAACGATGACGGCAAGGCAGTCGTCGACCCTGATAAATGCGGTGATTGTGGTGCATGTGTCGATGAATGCCCTTCCGAAGCCATTTCATTACCTGAATAA
- a CDS encoding sugar phosphate nucleotidyltransferase: protein MSEKQPSETISTNQTCAIIMAGGIGERFWPLSQPNKPKQFLPFGTNNNTLIQDALERATQIAPLENIYIATSKELKPIFETIGLLPPSQILAEPCRRNTAGCLSFVLANLLAKQQDLTDITMAVLTADQRIEPLENFVKVANVIIQYVATHDVLGIIGIPPTRPETGFGYIEAIHEQKININDINIYPLKKFHEKPKETVAKSYIKSKNFYWNSGMFFWNVKTFLNELHKASPIHWDSIIQMKNAVINNDSEKVEAVFNNLPDISIDYALMEKTNNVVVAEAIFQWDDLGSWTSLERVLPKDENGNILHGNSVCLKSNNSIIYNDDTIPITITTLGIENLVVAVSNGVVLIMNKNEAQNLKQLLEKFKQSKKNNEQ, encoded by the coding sequence ATGAGTGAAAAACAACCATCAGAAACAATATCGACAAACCAGACATGTGCAATTATCATGGCAGGCGGAATTGGTGAACGGTTTTGGCCATTATCTCAACCGAACAAGCCCAAACAATTTCTACCATTCGGCACTAATAATAATACATTGATTCAAGATGCTTTAGAACGTGCTACTCAAATTGCACCTTTAGAAAACATATACATCGCCACATCCAAAGAACTTAAACCTATATTTGAAACAATAGGATTATTACCACCTTCCCAAATTCTTGCTGAACCATGCCGTAGAAATACTGCTGGTTGCCTTTCCTTTGTGCTTGCGAACTTACTTGCTAAACAACAAGACTTAACAGATATTACTATGGCAGTTCTTACCGCAGACCAGCGGATTGAACCACTTGAGAACTTTGTCAAAGTAGCAAATGTCATTATTCAATACGTAGCAACGCATGATGTTCTTGGAATTATTGGAATACCCCCTACACGCCCCGAAACTGGATTTGGCTACATCGAAGCCATACACGAACAGAAAATTAATATTAATGACATCAATATATACCCCCTCAAAAAGTTCCACGAAAAACCAAAAGAAACTGTTGCTAAGAGTTACATCAAATCGAAAAATTTCTACTGGAACAGTGGTATGTTCTTCTGGAACGTAAAAACATTTCTAAATGAACTTCATAAAGCAAGTCCCATTCATTGGGATTCCATCATACAAATGAAAAATGCAGTCATAAACAACGATTCAGAAAAGGTAGAGGCTGTATTTAACAATCTACCTGATATATCAATTGATTATGCCCTGATGGAGAAAACAAACAACGTAGTTGTAGCAGAGGCAATATTTCAATGGGACGATTTAGGTTCATGGACATCATTAGAACGGGTTTTGCCTAAGGATGAAAACGGAAATATTCTTCATGGCAATTCAGTCTGCTTAAAGAGCAACAATTCTATTATCTACAATGATGATACTATCCCAATAACAATAACCACATTAGGGATAGAAAATCTGGTTGTGGCTGTTTCAAATGGTGTTGTCCTTATTATGAATAAAAATGAAGCACAAAACTTAAAACAACTTTTAGAAAAATTTAAACAATCCAAAAAAAATAATGAACAATAA
- a CDS encoding rhomboid family intramembrane serine protease, whose product MFPIRDYNPRKSTPIVVISLIAFNTFIYFQYFDFQEQKLLQLFSILGIVPAHFRFITLITHQFLHGGLLHLISNMWALWIFGDNIEDRIGHGRFLIFYLLCGISAGLIHTITQPSSTVPCVGASGAISGVIGSYLFLYPTARIWCVVPIIIYLYSITVPAIVFGIIWFLIQLMNGLIVMASNEDVAGVAWWAHIGGFIAGILLLPLFLKKEEPDESDTDMYL is encoded by the coding sequence GTGTTTCCTATAAGAGATTATAATCCACGGAAAAGTACACCAATTGTGGTGATTTCTTTAATTGCTTTTAACACGTTTATTTATTTTCAATATTTTGATTTCCAAGAACAAAAACTGCTACAACTGTTTTCTATATTAGGAATAGTTCCTGCTCACTTTCGGTTTATAACGCTTATTACACATCAATTTCTGCATGGAGGCTTACTTCATTTAATATCAAACATGTGGGCTCTATGGATTTTTGGGGATAACATCGAAGACCGTATAGGGCATGGACGTTTCCTAATTTTTTATCTACTATGTGGTATTAGTGCTGGTTTAATACATACAATAACACAACCCAGTTCTACCGTTCCCTGTGTCGGGGCATCCGGAGCAATCTCCGGCGTTATTGGTTCATACTTATTCTTATACCCAACAGCAAGAATCTGGTGTGTAGTTCCTATTATCATTTACCTTTACTCTATAACAGTACCTGCGATTGTATTTGGAATTATATGGTTTCTTATCCAATTAATGAATGGGCTCATAGTAATGGCAAGTAATGAAGATGTTGCAGGTGTTGCATGGTGGGCACATATTGGCGGTTTTATCGCAGGCATCCTCCTACTTCCCTTGTTCCTTAAAAAAGAAGAACCCGATGAATCTGATACAGATATGTATTTATAA